The Clostridiaceae bacterium HFYG-1003 genome includes a window with the following:
- a CDS encoding DUF4315 family protein gives MNNKLTKLQMEIDKIKQKISEQQTKLRELEHQKTEIENTEIVELVRSMKMNTSELSTFLKAYRGKNDAPILMPETQEDNDHE, from the coding sequence ATGAATAACAAGCTTACCAAACTCCAAATGGAGATTGACAAGATTAAGCAAAAAATATCAGAACAGCAGACAAAGCTTCGTGAACTGGAACATCAAAAAACGGAAATCGAGAACACTGAAATTGTGGAGCTTGTCCGCAGCATGAAGATGAATACCAGCGAGCTTTCCACCTTCCTAAAGGCGTATCGAGGAAAAAACGATGCGCCTATTTTAATGCCGGAAACGCAGGAGGATAATGACCATGAATAA
- a CDS encoding CHAP domain-containing protein produces MSKKRQKPFRPADKVSRLTFTEEDRADVTLEKPLKKAEKAADKLEKSDEKIPIKKTLVTERTLNASTGKNEVRLYFEETDKPKPPSKLAHGIKSVPQKELLSQIHKEIRKSEQDNVGVEAAHKTEEGAEFVTRRLQSAYRSHKLKPYLQLSKAEKSTVKAEINYLYHKRMKDSPQLASNPLSRWQQKQMIKKEYLAARYGKGAKTSQQAASHTKKAAATVAETADKLIQYIGSHRKVVFMLLAIAAVIIVLMSTVSSCSLMLQGGLNSIISTSYTSEDADIVATDNKYTALENALQQRIDNIESEYPDYDEYRYDLDTIGHNPHELAAYLTALLQTYKPNEVQSELQRVFNSQYKLTLTPVVEVRYRTETRTDTWTDAEGNKHRDTYTVQVPYNYYILNVKLDNFTVTAIANRLLNNEQLKMYSVYLETRGNKPFIFGGGTDNSAPSTDLSGVKFQNGTRVGNQNIVNIAKTQVGNVGGQPYWSWYGFNSRVEWCACFVSWCLNQAGYSEPKFAACNSQGVPWFRNHGQWANGNYKDLAPGDVIFFDWEGDGSADHVGIVIGTDGKRVYTVEGNSGDSCRIRDYDLNSKVIMGYGLMN; encoded by the coding sequence TTGAGCAAAAAGAGACAGAAACCTTTCAGACCTGCGGATAAGGTATCTCGCCTTACCTTTACGGAAGAAGATCGTGCTGACGTCACCCTTGAAAAGCCCCTTAAAAAGGCAGAAAAGGCGGCTGACAAATTAGAAAAATCCGATGAGAAAATCCCTATAAAGAAAACCCTTGTCACAGAACGCACCCTAAATGCCAGCACCGGCAAAAATGAGGTGCGTTTATATTTTGAAGAAACCGATAAACCAAAACCACCATCCAAGCTTGCCCATGGCATCAAGTCCGTTCCTCAAAAGGAGTTACTTTCTCAAATCCATAAAGAAATTAGAAAAAGCGAGCAGGACAACGTAGGTGTGGAAGCAGCACACAAAACTGAGGAAGGTGCTGAATTTGTAACAAGGCGCTTACAAAGTGCCTATCGTAGCCATAAGCTCAAACCGTACCTACAGCTTTCAAAAGCAGAAAAAAGCACAGTAAAGGCAGAGATTAACTACCTTTACCATAAGCGTATGAAAGACAGTCCACAGCTCGCCTCTAATCCGCTTTCAAGGTGGCAGCAAAAGCAAATGATAAAAAAAGAATATCTCGCTGCAAGGTACGGCAAGGGAGCAAAGACCTCGCAGCAGGCTGCTTCCCATACCAAAAAGGCAGCCGCCACCGTAGCAGAGACGGCAGATAAACTTATTCAGTATATTGGCAGTCACCGGAAAGTGGTATTTATGCTGCTTGCCATTGCTGCTGTTATCATCGTGCTGATGAGTACGGTTTCTTCCTGTTCACTCATGCTTCAGGGCGGCTTAAACAGTATTATCAGTACTTCCTACACCTCAGAGGATGCGGATATTGTCGCCACCGACAACAAATACACCGCCCTTGAAAATGCCCTGCAACAGCGGATTGACAACATCGAAAGTGAGTATCCCGATTATGATGAGTATCGCTATGACCTTGATACCATCGGGCATAACCCCCATGAGCTGGCAGCCTACCTAACTGCACTTCTCCAGACCTACAAGCCAAACGAGGTGCAAAGCGAATTGCAGCGTGTTTTTAATTCCCAGTATAAGCTGACCTTAACCCCTGTGGTGGAGGTTCGCTACCGTACTGAAACAAGAACGGACACTTGGACGGATGCGGAAGGAAATAAGCACAGGGATACTTATACCGTACAAGTTCCATATAATTACTACATTCTAAATGTAAAACTTGATAATTTCACTGTCACTGCAATCGCAAACAGACTGCTGAACAACGAACAACTTAAAATGTACAGTGTCTACCTTGAAACAAGAGGCAACAAGCCCTTTATTTTTGGTGGCGGCACTGACAACTCTGCTCCTTCTACCGATTTAAGCGGTGTTAAGTTTCAAAACGGCACACGTGTGGGCAATCAAAATATTGTTAACATCGCAAAAACGCAGGTTGGAAATGTTGGCGGTCAACCCTACTGGTCGTGGTATGGCTTCAACAGCCGTGTAGAATGGTGCGCCTGCTTTGTGTCATGGTGTTTAAATCAAGCGGGCTACAGTGAGCCAAAGTTTGCCGCCTGCAACTCTCAGGGTGTTCCTTGGTTTCGTAATCATGGACAGTGGGCAAACGGCAACTACAAGGATTTAGCTCCCGGCGATGTGATTTTCTTTGATTGGGAAGGTGACGGCAGCGCAGACCATGTAGGCATTGTCATCGGAACGGACGGCAAGAGAGTTTATACCGTGGAAGGCAACAGCGGCGATTCCTGCCGCATCAGGGATTATGACCTAAACAGCAAAGTCATCATGGGTTATGGATTAATGAATTGA
- a CDS encoding BRO family protein, whose protein sequence is MDKDKSIKLFEQKNIRTHWDEEQEKWFFSIIDIVEVLTGTDRPRKYWSDLKAKLISEGSQLSEKIGQLKMKAEDGKMRLTDVADTEEILRLIQSIPSPKAEPFKMWLAKVGSERIDETADPELTIERALETYLKKGYSQDWINQRLKTIEVRKALTDEWDSRGVTQGLEYAILTDEITRAWSGKTTKQYKALKGLKKENLRDNMSNVELILNMLAEASTTEISQNEKPETFEENKNVARKGGKVAKAARVQLEETTGKSVVTSKNAKDLQSLPQPSDHNEDEE, encoded by the coding sequence ATGGATAAAGATAAATCAATTAAGCTATTTGAACAAAAAAACATTCGGACACATTGGGATGAAGAACAAGAAAAGTGGTTTTTTTCAATTATTGATATTGTTGAAGTTTTAACCGGAACTGATAGACCAAGAAAATATTGGAGTGACCTGAAAGCAAAGCTTATATCAGAAGGTAGTCAACTGTCCGAAAAAATCGGACAGTTGAAAATGAAAGCTGAAGATGGAAAAATGCGACTGACAGATGTTGCTGACACCGAAGAAATTTTAAGACTTATTCAATCAATCCCATCACCCAAAGCAGAGCCGTTTAAAATGTGGCTCGCAAAGGTGGGTAGTGAAAGAATAGATGAAACCGCTGATCCAGAGCTTACTATAGAACGGGCACTCGAAACCTATCTTAAAAAAGGCTACTCTCAGGATTGGATCAACCAACGCTTAAAGACAATTGAAGTTCGCAAAGCGTTGACAGACGAATGGGACTCTCGTGGTGTGACACAGGGATTGGAATATGCCATTTTAACTGATGAAATCACACGGGCGTGGTCTGGAAAAACAACCAAGCAGTATAAGGCACTGAAAGGCTTGAAGAAAGAAAACCTGCGAGACAACATGAGCAATGTGGAGCTTATCCTCAATATGCTCGCCGAGGCGTCCACTACGGAAATTTCGCAAAACGAAAAACCTGAAACCTTTGAAGAAAACAAAAATGTTGCACGAAAAGGCGGCAAGGTAGCCAAAGCTGCACGGGTACAGCTTGAAGAAACCACTGGAAAAAGTGTTGTGACAAGCAAAAATGCAAAAGACCTGCAATCATTGCCACAGCCGTCCGACCATAACGAAGATGAGGAATAG
- a CDS encoding ATP-binding protein: MSNVEKQSRPKLTKAERQKINAAILRARNKNNKKEKTAQDTIPFQKMYPDGICRVTDILYTKTIRFHDINYQLAQNEDKTAIFESWCDFLNYFDSSIHFQLSFLNMTANADDYESSISINPQQDDFDSIRSEYTEMLHSQLSKGNNGLMKTKYLTFGIEAENIKIAKPRLERIENDLWNGFKRLGATVDSLDGKERLKLCHNILRMDGNEPFHFDWKWLVPSGLSVKDFIAPSSFEFREGRVFRTGGKFGAVSFLQILAPELNDRILADFLDIESNLLVTMHIQSVDQTKAIKTIKRKITDLDKMKIEEQKKAVRSGYDMDIIPSDLATYGGEAKKLLADLQSRNERMFLVTFLILNTAETKQQLENTVFQASGIAQKHNCTLVRLDYQQEQGFMSSLPLGLNQTVIQRSLTTSSTAIFVPFTTQELFQSSGEALYYGLNALSNNLIMVDRKRLKNPNGLILGTPGSGKSFSAKREITNIFLITTDDIIICDPEAEYYPLVNRLNGQVVKISPTSTDFVNPMDINLNYSEDESPLSLKSDFILSLCELIVGGKEGLMPVEKSIIDRCVRLIYADYLSDPIPEKMPILEDLYNALKEQDEKEAQHIRAALEIYVTGSLNVFNHHTNVDIKNRLVCFDIKELGKQLKKLGMLVVQDQVWNRVTINRSEKRSTRYYMDEFHLLLKEEQTAAYSVEIWKRFRKWGGIPTGITQNVKDLLSSREVENIFENSDFVYMLNQASGDRQILAKQLNISPHQLSYVTHSGEGEGLLFYGNVILPFADKYPKDTELYRIMTTKPTEALKE, from the coding sequence TTGTCGAACGTAGAAAAACAATCTCGCCCAAAGCTAACAAAGGCAGAAAGACAGAAAATTAACGCTGCCATTTTGAGGGCAAGAAACAAGAACAATAAAAAAGAGAAAACTGCACAAGATACCATCCCTTTTCAAAAGATGTACCCCGATGGTATTTGCCGTGTGACGGATATTCTCTATACCAAGACCATTCGCTTTCATGACATCAACTATCAGCTTGCCCAAAACGAAGACAAGACCGCTATTTTTGAGAGCTGGTGCGATTTCCTCAATTACTTTGACAGTTCGATTCACTTTCAGCTCTCCTTTCTCAACATGACCGCCAATGCCGATGACTATGAAAGTAGCATTTCCATCAATCCGCAGCAGGATGACTTTGACAGTATCCGCAGCGAATACACAGAAATGCTTCACAGTCAGCTTTCTAAGGGAAATAACGGCTTGATGAAAACCAAGTATTTAACCTTTGGCATAGAAGCTGAAAACATAAAGATAGCAAAGCCACGGCTTGAGCGTATTGAAAATGATTTGTGGAACGGCTTTAAACGGCTTGGTGCAACCGTGGATTCTCTCGACGGCAAGGAAAGGCTGAAGCTCTGCCACAACATTCTGAGAATGGACGGCAATGAGCCATTTCACTTTGACTGGAAGTGGCTTGTGCCTTCTGGACTATCGGTAAAGGATTTCATCGCACCATCGTCTTTTGAGTTTCGTGAAGGAAGAGTATTCAGGACAGGTGGTAAATTTGGGGCGGTATCCTTTTTACAGATACTTGCCCCTGAACTGAATGACCGCATCTTAGCAGACTTTCTCGACATAGAAAGCAATCTCCTTGTGACCATGCACATTCAATCAGTAGATCAGACCAAAGCAATCAAAACAATCAAACGAAAGATTACCGATTTGGATAAGATGAAGATTGAGGAACAGAAAAAAGCCGTCCGCAGTGGCTATGACATGGATATTATCCCCTCTGATCTCGCCACCTACGGAGGCGAGGCAAAAAAACTCCTTGCGGATTTGCAGAGCCGAAATGAACGAATGTTTCTTGTGACCTTTCTTATCCTGAACACAGCAGAGACTAAACAGCAACTTGAAAACACAGTGTTTCAGGCATCCGGCATCGCCCAGAAGCACAACTGCACACTGGTAAGACTGGATTACCAACAAGAGCAGGGCTTTATGTCCTCCCTCCCACTTGGCTTGAATCAAACGGTGATTCAGCGGAGCTTAACGACATCATCAACGGCAATTTTCGTTCCCTTTACTACGCAGGAGCTATTTCAGTCAAGCGGTGAGGCTCTTTATTATGGACTGAATGCCCTTTCCAATAACCTCATCATGGTAGACCGAAAAAGGCTAAAAAATCCAAACGGTTTGATTTTAGGAACACCCGGCAGCGGAAAGAGTTTTTCAGCAAAACGTGAGATTACCAACATCTTTCTCATTACTACAGATGACATTATAATTTGCGATCCAGAGGCGGAGTATTATCCCCTTGTTAATCGCCTGAACGGGCAGGTGGTGAAAATTTCTCCAACAAGCACCGACTTTGTCAATCCCATGGATATCAACTTGAATTACAGTGAGGACGAAAGTCCGCTTTCCTTGAAATCTGACTTTATTCTCTCCCTGTGTGAGCTGATTGTTGGAGGAAAGGAAGGACTTATGCCGGTAGAAAAAAGCATCATCGACCGCTGTGTCCGTCTTATCTACGCCGATTACCTGTCTGATCCAATCCCTGAGAAAATGCCGATTCTTGAGGACTTGTATAATGCCCTAAAGGAACAGGATGAAAAAGAAGCACAGCATATCAGGGCAGCTCTTGAAATCTATGTTACAGGCTCCCTTAATGTATTCAACCACCACACCAACGTGGATATTAAAAACCGGCTTGTCTGTTTTGATATTAAGGAACTTGGCAAACAGCTGAAGAAGCTGGGTATGCTCGTGGTACAGGATCAGGTTTGGAACAGAGTAACGATCAATCGTTCAGAAAAACGCTCCACCCGTTACTATATGGATGAATTCCACTTGCTTTTAAAAGAAGAACAGACTGCCGCCTATTCCGTGGAAATCTGGAAGCGCTTTCGTAAGTGGGGAGGCATACCCACCGGAATTACCCAAAACGTCAAAGACCTTCTTTCCTCTCGTGAGGTAGAAAACATCTTTGAAAACTCTGACTTTGTGTATATGCTCAATCAGGCATCAGGCGATAGGCAAATCCTTGCAAAGCAGCTCAATATTTCGCCACATCAGCTTTCCTATGTAACCCATTCAGGCGAAGGTGAAGGGCTGCTCTTTTATGGCAACGTGATTTTGCCCTTTGCAGATAAATATCCGAAGGATACTGAGCTGTACCGAATTATGACTACCAAGCCTACAGAAGCATTGAAGGAATAG
- a CDS encoding PrgI family protein: MAYVSVPKDLSTVKTKVVFNLTKRQLICFSAALAVGLPLFFLTKDSVGTSSSTLMMIFTMLPLFMLAIYEKHGQPLEVILKHYIEVRFLTPKQRPYKTDNFYALLMRQDKLDKEVKHIVERRKTISPKANKGRKTEN, from the coding sequence ATGGCCTATGTATCCGTACCCAAAGATTTAAGTACAGTTAAAACAAAAGTTGTATTCAACCTGACTAAACGACAGCTCATCTGCTTTTCTGCCGCACTTGCAGTGGGATTGCCTCTGTTTTTCCTCACGAAGGACAGCGTCGGTACAAGCAGCTCAACGCTTATGATGATTTTCACCATGCTCCCTCTTTTTATGTTAGCCATATACGAGAAGCACGGGCAGCCACTGGAAGTCATTCTAAAACACTATATTGAAGTGCGGTTCTTAACACCCAAACAGCGCCCTTATAAAACTGATAATTTTTATGCCCTACTCATGCGACAGGATAAATTGGATAAGGAGGTAAAGCACATTGTCGAACGTAGAAAAACAATCTCGCCCAAAGCTAACAAAGGCAGAAAGACAGAAAATTAA
- a CDS encoding CD0415/CD1112 family protein: MQSIIDSITEWLKELLISGITSNLAGMFDTVNSKVGEIAGEVGKTPSAWNGGVFSMIQSLSDNVIIPIAGIILTFVMCYELIQMVIEKNNLHDIETFMFFKWIFKTFVAVLIITNTFNIIMGIFDISQHVVANAAGVIITDTNIDITAVIANMGEKLKEMELGPLLGLWLQSTLIGFTMHALSICIFVIIYGRMIEIYLMTSMGAIPFATMVNREWGSMGQNYLRAMLALGFQAFLIMVCVGIYAVLVQSIAIDEDIIKAVWTCVGYTVLLCFTLFKTSSMAKSLFNAH; the protein is encoded by the coding sequence ATGCAGAGCATCATCGACAGTATAACTGAATGGCTCAAAGAACTACTTATCAGCGGCATTACTTCGAATTTGGCGGGGATGTTCGATACCGTCAACAGCAAAGTTGGCGAGATTGCAGGAGAAGTTGGCAAGACACCATCGGCGTGGAACGGTGGTGTCTTTTCCATGATCCAAAGCCTGTCCGATAATGTCATCATCCCCATTGCAGGTATTATTCTTACCTTTGTGATGTGCTACGAGCTGATACAAATGGTCATTGAGAAAAATAACCTCCACGATATAGAAACCTTTATGTTTTTCAAATGGATTTTTAAAACCTTTGTGGCTGTGCTGATTATTACAAATACCTTTAACATCATCATGGGAATTTTTGATATATCACAGCACGTTGTAGCAAATGCCGCAGGTGTAATCATCACCGATACCAATATCGACATCACTGCTGTCATCGCCAATATGGGAGAAAAGCTCAAAGAAATGGAGCTTGGCCCTCTTTTGGGTTTGTGGCTGCAAAGCACTCTAATAGGCTTCACCATGCACGCCCTGTCTATCTGCATTTTCGTCATCATCTATGGTCGAATGATAGAAATCTATTTAATGACCTCAATGGGTGCAATCCCCTTTGCCACAATGGTGAATCGTGAATGGGGCAGTATGGGACAAAATTATCTAAGAGCCATGCTCGCCCTTGGCTTTCAGGCCTTTCTAATCATGGTTTGCGTAGGCATCTATGCTGTACTCGTGCAGTCCATTGCCATCGATGAAGATATTATCAAGGCAGTATGGACTTGTGTTGGCTATACGGTGCTGCTCTGCTTCACCCTGTTTAAGACAAGCTCAATGGCGAAAAGCCTGTTTAATGCCCACTAA
- a CDS encoding Maff2 family protein, which produces MEFFNEAVDVLQTLVIALGAGLGIWGVINLLEGYGNDNPGAKSQGMKQLMAGGGVALIGMTLVPLLSGLFG; this is translated from the coding sequence ATGGAATTTTTTAATGAAGCAGTAGACGTTTTACAGACACTGGTTATTGCCCTTGGTGCAGGTCTTGGAATTTGGGGCGTTATCAATTTGCTCGAAGGTTACGGTAACGATAATCCCGGTGCAAAATCTCAGGGGATGAAACAACTCATGGCAGGTGGTGGCGTAGCACTGATCGGCATGACGCTTGTTCCCCTGCTCTCCGGCTTGTTCGGTTAA
- a CDS encoding transposon-encoded TnpW family protein, with translation MNTENTITTTTQAEQPALVKQIGKTTYKVKVHFSETSKETMSDKIVRMLKSEISNMQSLQ, from the coding sequence TTGAATACTGAAAATACCATTACAACGACCACGCAGGCCGAACAACCCGCCCTTGTGAAGCAAATCGGCAAGACCACCTACAAGGTCAAGGTTCATTTCAGCGAGACGAGCAAGGAAACCATGAGCGACAAAATTGTGCGTATGCTCAAAAGCGAGATTAGCAATATGCAATCCTTGCAGTGA
- a CDS encoding DUF3991 and toprim domain-containing protein codes for MIDEKTVEQARNADVVAFLERRHGFTFAHRGGAYRCRQHPSLAVKNDRLSWFWHSRGVGGHGVIDYLMKMEHMPFRQAVEAVSGVTPPTVPSQREEPPKALMLPEKAGISLRLYDYLCGRRGIDSDIVNTLIQKEKLYEDRRGNVVFVGHDEHGKARFASLRGIYGDPPFRGDCAGSDKRYSFSMAACAPSGRLYIFESPIDAMSHASLENAAVGDAGAWEQHNRLSLAGTSDTALPFFLNQHPTVRELVFCLDNDPAGREAAALMARKYADKGYHTSIILPAGKDFNEDLQAHVKQIRAEKQPKSLHRDVTI; via the coding sequence ATGATAGATGAAAAAACAGTAGAACAGGCGAGAAACGCCGATGTTGTCGCGTTTTTAGAACGGCGGCACGGCTTCACCTTCGCCCATCGGGGCGGCGCGTACCGTTGCCGGCAGCACCCCAGCCTTGCCGTGAAGAATGACCGTCTTTCTTGGTTCTGGCACAGCCGAGGCGTAGGCGGTCACGGTGTAATTGATTACCTGATGAAAATGGAGCATATGCCCTTTCGTCAGGCGGTAGAAGCCGTTTCCGGCGTTACGCCGCCGACAGTACCATCACAGCGGGAAGAACCGCCGAAAGCCCTTATGCTGCCCGAAAAGGCGGGGATTTCATTGCGGCTGTATGATTATCTCTGCGGTCGGCGCGGCATTGACAGCGATATTGTAAATACGCTTATTCAAAAAGAAAAGCTGTACGAGGACAGGCGCGGCAATGTTGTGTTTGTCGGGCATGACGAACACGGCAAGGCGCGGTTTGCCAGTCTGCGCGGCATTTATGGCGACCCGCCGTTCCGTGGCGACTGCGCGGGGAGCGACAAACGGTACAGCTTCAGCATGGCGGCCTGTGCGCCCTCTGGGCGGCTTTATATCTTTGAAAGCCCCATTGATGCCATGAGCCACGCAAGCCTTGAAAACGCCGCTGTGGGCGATGCCGGGGCATGGGAACAGCATAACCGCTTGTCGCTTGCAGGAACGAGCGACACGGCCTTGCCTTTCTTTTTGAATCAGCATCCCACCGTTCGTGAACTCGTATTCTGCCTTGACAATGACCCGGCAGGGCGAGAGGCTGCCGCGCTTATGGCGCGGAAATATGCCGACAAAGGCTACCACACAAGCATTATACTCCCTGCGGGCAAAGACTTCAACGAGGATTTACAAGCCCATGTGAAGCAAATCCGAGCCGAAAAACAACCTAAATCGTTACACCGGGATGTCACGATTTAG
- a CDS encoding plasmid recombination protein, with the protein MADKCVVRNVAYTRAKVGNMERHNERKNEHYGNGDVQLDRAALNVHFKKCEGGYLQAFDRLIEGGTISTRGLKKDAKIIDEMVFDVNTDYFERGGGYEYAKSFFEEAYRMAVKEAGGEEYVLSAVMHADERNKALSEQLGRDVYHYHLHVVYIPVVDKEVLWTKRCKDPALVGTVKEVIKQVSNSKKWKSEKVMGENGKERLVYSYSLLQDRYYEHMRAAGFTDFERGERGSTAEHLDVLEYKNKQETERAAALGKDVQKKEVRLGKLDEKIAVKTKAAATVSEIEAMGKPALLGGFSVSADEMKTLKTLAKKSVKADEKVADMKRRLTAAESERDVLKTQVEAEKKARPSIKQHLSWFDKFTAAMKRAPKRLMAVIEDILRQPPEKQEPERSAPERKRSQGLDI; encoded by the coding sequence ATGGCCGATAAATGCGTTGTCCGAAACGTGGCCTACACTCGCGCAAAGGTTGGCAACATGGAACGGCACAACGAGCGAAAAAATGAGCATTACGGCAATGGCGATGTTCAGCTTGACCGCGCTGCCCTCAATGTCCATTTCAAAAAATGCGAGGGCGGCTATCTGCAAGCATTTGACAGGCTGATTGAGGGCGGAACCATCAGCACTCGCGGCCTGAAAAAGGATGCCAAAATCATCGATGAAATGGTTTTCGATGTGAACACGGATTATTTTGAGCGAGGTGGCGGGTACGAGTATGCCAAATCCTTTTTTGAAGAAGCGTACCGCATGGCGGTCAAGGAAGCCGGGGGCGAGGAATATGTTTTGTCGGCAGTCATGCACGCCGATGAGCGCAACAAGGCTCTCTCCGAACAGCTTGGGCGGGATGTGTACCATTACCATCTGCACGTTGTATATATTCCAGTTGTGGACAAAGAGGTTTTGTGGACGAAGCGTTGCAAAGACCCTGCGCTCGTGGGCACGGTCAAGGAAGTCATTAAACAGGTCAGTAACAGTAAAAAGTGGAAGTCCGAAAAGGTGATGGGCGAGAACGGCAAGGAGCGCCTTGTCTACTCGTACTCCCTGCTTCAAGACCGCTACTATGAGCATATGAGGGCAGCGGGATTTACTGATTTTGAGCGCGGGGAACGCGGCAGCACCGCCGAGCATTTGGATGTTTTAGAGTACAAAAACAAGCAGGAAACGGAACGCGCCGCCGCTCTCGGCAAGGATGTTCAGAAAAAAGAAGTTCGGCTTGGCAAGCTCGATGAAAAGATTGCCGTCAAGACCAAAGCGGCGGCTACTGTTTCCGAAATTGAAGCGATGGGCAAGCCCGCCCTGCTCGGCGGTTTCAGCGTATCGGCTGATGAGATGAAAACGCTGAAAACACTCGCCAAAAAGTCCGTGAAGGCTGATGAAAAGGTTGCTGACATGAAGCGCAGGCTGACCGCCGCCGAGAGTGAGCGCGATGTGCTGAAAACGCAAGTTGAAGCGGAGAAAAAAGCCCGTCCGTCAATCAAGCAGCATTTGTCGTGGTTTGACAAGTTTACGGCGGCGATGAAACGCGCTCCGAAGCGGCTGATGGCGGTCATTGAGGACATTTTACGCCAGCCGCCCGAAAAACAAGAGCCGGAACGCTCCGCGCCAGAGCGCAAGCGTAGTCAAGGCTTGGATATTTAA
- a CDS encoding AAA family ATPase produces MADQNEPLKLIRMNEVEATEIDWLWYPYIPYGKITVIQGDPGDGKTTCVLAIAAALTTGAALPESKAAAEPMSVIFQTAEDGLGDTVKPRLVQSGADCERVIVIDESEKELSLSDIRIEQAITLTGAKLFILDPLQAYIGADVDMHRANEIRPVLKRISAVAEKTGCAVVVIGHLNKGANKSQYRGLGSIDIQAAARSVLTVGRIKGKPYTRAIVQGKNNLAPEGAAIGFELDPATGFRWIGTLPVTIDELLSGIMPERDSTYDRAVDFLKAELADGEKAAAFLFEKAASKEIQERTLRSAKQALAIPSFKRDKKWFWGALPQQKNE; encoded by the coding sequence ATGGCAGACCAGAACGAACCATTGAAGCTAATCCGCATGAACGAGGTGGAGGCCACCGAAATTGATTGGCTGTGGTATCCGTATATCCCATACGGCAAAATCACGGTCATTCAGGGCGACCCCGGCGATGGAAAGACAACGTGTGTACTGGCAATCGCCGCCGCACTGACAACAGGCGCAGCGCTGCCGGAAAGCAAGGCCGCCGCAGAACCCATGAGCGTTATTTTCCAGACCGCCGAGGACGGTTTAGGCGATACGGTGAAGCCCCGCCTTGTCCAGTCCGGCGCGGATTGTGAGCGCGTGATTGTCATTGACGAGAGCGAAAAAGAGTTATCCCTTTCCGACATTCGGATTGAACAGGCCATCACGCTGACAGGCGCGAAGCTGTTTATCCTCGACCCGCTGCAAGCGTATATCGGCGCGGATGTGGATATGCATCGGGCAAATGAAATCCGCCCGGTACTCAAACGCATCAGCGCGGTTGCGGAGAAAACAGGCTGTGCCGTGGTGGTCATCGGCCACCTCAACAAAGGCGCGAACAAGAGCCAGTATCGTGGTCTTGGCAGCATCGACATTCAAGCCGCCGCCCGAAGCGTTTTGACCGTTGGGCGCATCAAGGGCAAGCCTTACACCCGCGCCATCGTGCAGGGCAAAAACAACCTTGCGCCGGAGGGCGCGGCCATCGGCTTTGAACTCGACCCGGCGACAGGCTTTCGGTGGATTGGAACGCTCCCCGTCACAATTGACGAACTGCTGTCCGGCATCATGCCGGAACGCGATAGCACCTATGACCGCGCGGTGGATTTTCTCAAAGCAGAACTGGCGGACGGTGAGAAAGCCGCCGCTTTTCTTTTTGAAAAAGCCGCTTCAAAAGAAATACAGGAGCGAACGCTCCGCAGCGCAAAACAAGCCCTTGCGATTCCATCATTCAAGCGTGACAAAAAATGGTTTTGGGGCGCGTTGCCACAACAAAAAAATGAGTAG